The uncultured Desulfobulbus sp. genome window below encodes:
- the thiE gene encoding thiamine phosphate synthase, with translation MNTTKPLFPRGIYGITAEKFSKGRSNIEVAREMIKGGIKILQYREKRPQKSFAQMLAECQELRQMTLEAGVLFIVNDYVDIALMVDADGVHVGQDDYPVAEVRKLIGPDKLIGLSTHNPEQAQAAGPAGADYIGVGPLYTTQTKDDVCEAVGLAYLEYAAQHATLPFVAIGGIKEHNLNEVLSRGATTVCLVTEIVGANDIAATVGRLQAACK, from the coding sequence ATGAATACAACTAAACCTCTTTTTCCACGCGGTATCTATGGCATTACTGCGGAAAAATTCTCCAAGGGCCGCTCCAATATTGAAGTTGCCCGGGAGATGATCAAAGGCGGAATAAAAATCCTCCAGTACCGGGAAAAACGTCCCCAGAAGAGTTTTGCCCAGATGCTGGCCGAATGTCAGGAACTGCGGCAAATGACCCTTGAGGCTGGAGTCCTTTTCATCGTCAACGATTACGTGGACATTGCCCTGATGGTCGATGCCGATGGGGTCCATGTGGGCCAGGATGATTATCCGGTGGCAGAAGTCCGTAAACTCATTGGCCCCGATAAACTCATCGGCCTCTCCACCCACAACCCCGAGCAGGCTCAGGCCGCTGGTCCCGCGGGAGCAGATTATATTGGCGTTGGTCCGCTCTACACCACGCAGACTAAAGACGATGTCTGCGAGGCAGTTGGACTTGCATACCTGGAATATGCTGCCCAACATGCCACCCTGCCCTTTGTCGCCATTGGCGGCATCAAAGAACACAACCTCAACGAAGTCCTCTCCCGCGGTGCCACTACGGTCTGTCTTGTCACCGAGATCGTGGGCGCGAACGATATAGCTGCAACCGTAGGCCGTTTGCAGGCCGCCTGCAAATAA
- the thiC gene encoding phosphomethylpyrimidine synthase ThiC: MAFTTQMAAARQGILTPQMKQVLDAERLTEDRILEGVASGKIAIPANHNHVNIVGKGIGSGLSTKINVNLGVSEDCCNVEKELDKVRRAVELKADAIMDLSTFGDTQAFRRRAVEISPVMIGTVPVYDAVARYGKAVAKISVDDFFDVVKMHAEDGVDFMTIHAGLTQTAVQRLRNNPRLTHVVSRGGSLLLDWMENNQQENPFFEHFDRLLELCQLYDVTLSLGDGLRPGCLRDATDAAQIQELIILGELTKRCWDADVQVMIEGPGHVPLNEVVANMQLEKKLCHGAPFYVLGPIVTDVAPGYDHITSAIGGALAATYGADFLCYVTPAEHLRLPDADDMKEGIMASRIAAHAADIAKGIPGAIDWDNAMSKARKELDWTTMFDLAMDPEKAKAYRASSQPIDKEVCTMCGDLCAVKRSRNILEAQ, translated from the coding sequence ATGGCTTTCACAACTCAGATGGCAGCGGCCCGACAGGGCATTCTCACCCCGCAAATGAAGCAGGTACTGGATGCGGAACGCCTGACTGAAGATCGCATTTTAGAAGGCGTTGCCAGTGGCAAAATTGCCATTCCGGCCAACCACAACCACGTGAACATTGTCGGCAAAGGCATCGGCAGCGGGCTTTCCACAAAAATAAACGTCAACCTGGGTGTTTCCGAAGATTGCTGCAATGTGGAAAAGGAGCTCGACAAGGTCCGGCGTGCGGTTGAACTCAAAGCCGATGCCATCATGGATCTGAGTACCTTTGGCGATACCCAGGCTTTTCGACGCCGAGCCGTCGAAATCAGCCCGGTAATGATCGGTACCGTCCCGGTGTATGATGCGGTTGCCCGTTACGGCAAGGCTGTGGCAAAAATTTCAGTGGATGATTTTTTTGATGTGGTCAAGATGCACGCCGAAGACGGGGTCGACTTTATGACCATCCATGCCGGTCTGACCCAGACAGCGGTGCAGCGGTTGCGCAACAATCCCCGCCTGACCCATGTGGTCAGCCGCGGAGGCTCCCTCCTCCTCGACTGGATGGAGAATAACCAGCAGGAAAACCCCTTCTTTGAGCACTTTGACCGCCTGCTTGAGCTCTGCCAACTCTATGACGTGACCCTGTCACTCGGTGACGGACTCCGTCCCGGCTGTTTGCGCGATGCCACAGATGCAGCCCAGATCCAGGAGTTGATTATTCTTGGCGAGCTGACCAAGCGCTGCTGGGATGCGGATGTGCAGGTCATGATCGAGGGACCTGGCCATGTGCCGCTCAATGAGGTGGTTGCCAATATGCAGCTGGAGAAAAAACTCTGCCACGGTGCCCCGTTTTATGTACTGGGCCCCATCGTTACCGATGTGGCCCCCGGATACGACCACATCACCTCAGCCATCGGTGGCGCTCTGGCCGCTACCTATGGTGCCGATTTTCTTTGCTACGTCACCCCGGCCGAGCATCTGCGCCTGCCCGACGCCGATGACATGAAAGAGGGAATCATGGCTTCTCGGATTGCTGCCCACGCTGCGGATATCGCCAAAGGTATTCCCGGTGCCATCGACTGGGACAACGCCATGAGCAAGGCCCGCAAAGAACTGGACTGGACCACCATGTTTGATCTGGCCATGGACCCCGAGAAAGCCAAGGCCTATCGAGCATCCTCTCAACCCATCGACAAAGAGGTCTGCACCATGTGCGGTGATCTTTGTGCAGTCAAACGGAGCCGGAATATTTTAGAGGCTCAATAA
- a CDS encoding thiazole synthase, which translates to MQDDVLILGGKTFTNRLLTGTGKFAAHAQIPKMLAASGSEMITVALRRVDTTAQSENILKFIPKDVTLLPNTSGARTAEQAVRIARIAREAGCGDFIKIEVITDMKYLMPDNWETLKATEILAKEGFQVLPYVLPDLPLAKRLEDAGAAAVMPLGAPIGTNRGLETKPLIAMLIENSQLPIVVDAGIGKPSQAAAAMEMGADAVLVNTAIATAQDPEAMGRAFDLAVKAGRAAYLAEMAEESTLARASSPLTGFLD; encoded by the coding sequence ATGCAGGATGATGTTCTCATTTTAGGCGGAAAAACATTTACCAACCGCCTGCTCACTGGAACGGGCAAATTTGCCGCCCATGCGCAGATTCCAAAGATGCTGGCCGCCAGCGGTTCAGAAATGATCACCGTGGCCCTGCGCCGGGTCGACACCACAGCACAGTCGGAAAACATTCTGAAGTTTATCCCGAAGGATGTAACGCTTCTGCCTAATACCTCCGGTGCTCGTACAGCAGAACAGGCTGTGCGCATTGCTCGTATCGCCCGTGAGGCGGGGTGTGGTGATTTTATCAAGATAGAAGTGATCACCGACATGAAGTACCTGATGCCGGACAACTGGGAGACCCTCAAAGCGACTGAAATCTTGGCCAAGGAAGGATTCCAGGTCCTGCCTTACGTACTCCCGGATCTCCCCCTGGCTAAACGACTCGAGGACGCCGGCGCAGCGGCTGTTATGCCCCTGGGCGCTCCCATTGGCACCAATCGGGGACTGGAGACCAAACCGCTGATTGCAATGCTCATTGAAAACTCGCAACTGCCCATTGTGGTCGATGCCGGTATCGGCAAACCCTCCCAGGCGGCGGCAGCCATGGAGATGGGAGCGGATGCGGTTCTTGTCAACACCGCCATTGCCACTGCCCAGGATCCTGAGGCCATGGGGCGTGCCTTTGACCTGGCGGTTAAGGCAGGCCGTGCTGCCTACCTGGCTGAGATGGCTGAGGAATCGACACTGGCTCGCGCATCCTCACCATTAACCGGCTTTCTAGACTAG
- a CDS encoding FlgO family outer membrane protein, translated as MGARPSIPVLKVLLIVLVTLCLLSGCSQFNGTRFEPVLGKDVNLVQLGDKVVEELVAQPVPPLIPFRGDQPILVTTPANNDDLQQTSSFGRSFQNDLVAGFAQRGYAVKELKLRRDIMVKLHQGEFMLTRNLAEMAAVQRAQAVVVSTYTLVNRVLYLSVRLVSPDNQAIRGVYEEKIVLDEETLRLLGFTSQKKQEDDETVIVPPKPSILDSLLY; from the coding sequence ATGGGCGCGAGGCCAAGTATTCCAGTGCTGAAGGTGTTGTTGATTGTGCTTGTAACACTTTGCCTGCTGAGCGGTTGCAGTCAATTTAATGGCACCCGTTTTGAACCCGTTTTAGGAAAAGATGTGAACCTCGTGCAGTTAGGAGACAAGGTGGTTGAGGAGTTGGTTGCCCAGCCTGTCCCGCCTTTGATACCCTTTCGTGGGGATCAACCAATTTTAGTGACCACGCCTGCCAATAACGATGACTTGCAGCAGACCTCTTCCTTTGGCCGTAGCTTTCAAAATGACCTTGTGGCTGGTTTTGCCCAGAGAGGGTACGCAGTCAAAGAATTAAAACTGCGTCGGGATATAATGGTTAAGTTGCACCAGGGGGAATTTATGCTCACGCGAAATCTGGCAGAGATGGCCGCGGTTCAGCGAGCACAGGCTGTGGTTGTGAGTACCTATACCTTGGTCAATAGAGTTCTTTACCTCTCAGTGCGCCTGGTTTCTCCCGATAATCAGGCAATCCGTGGTGTCTACGAGGAAAAAATCGTTTTAGATGAGGAAACACTTCGTCTTTTAGGGTTTACCAGTCAAAAAAAGCAAGAAGATGATGAAACTGTAATCGTGCCTCCAAAACCATCGATACTTGACTCTCTACTCTATTAA
- a CDS encoding ATP-binding protein encodes MQLYRQKTTRHLLLLAGGVIILLVLSCFLGLTVKQESMIKSSVYLSAQRLFESIVLTRRWNAQYGGVFVQKKTGMLSNPYLEHPDISTASGLIYTLKNPALMTREISLLAEQSGHYRYHITSLKLMNLANVPDNWERESLEKFEQGVEERVQVAVVDGQQVYRFMRPLVVEDGCMSCHGKQGYQRGEVRGGISVSLPYKDIAAHLGSNRIKMAGLALSIIGIFIFLFYFVIWRLVGHLFSISGELKEQKQQLEYLNADLDEIVNERTLALQESEQRFRLLFEQAPVGICHIGLNGQILRVNDRFCEIFGYEVSQLLAKQFQDISFDAKKISMLGEWEELLIGEKDSFTLEQPYLRADNFELWVYLTISLIRRESGEPRYFICVVEDRSERRNLQLQLQQAQKMEAMGTLAGGIAHDFNNILTPILGYTEMLMEDSQANEKQYNSLQAVFNAATRAQELIRQILTFSRRNDTEQHPLNITLVVKEVLKLLRSFLPSSVEICHLLTKEDCIVRANPTQIHQVMMNLCTNAYQAMEEGSGTLTVELDIQHLENTEELLSLPAGRYGVLLVKDTGCGMDAITIERMYEPYFTTKDKGEGTGLGLAMVHAIVEDLGGAIEVVSTPGKGTCFTVYFPIVVREPTSRGVAALPLGEGIPGGEESILLVDDEPAIVSMQTIMLEELGYHITSLSNPVRALELFREDASRFDLVISDISMPEMSGVLLAKEINKLRADIPILLITGFSAEYSREIFKLNAVHGLLTKPILKQDLARSVRQALDKNTK; translated from the coding sequence ATGCAATTGTATAGACAGAAAACAACCCGCCACCTTTTACTGCTTGCCGGTGGGGTTATTATCCTGCTTGTTCTTTCCTGTTTTCTGGGGCTGACCGTCAAGCAGGAGAGCATGATCAAATCCTCGGTATATCTCTCTGCCCAACGGCTCTTTGAATCGATTGTTCTCACCCGCCGTTGGAACGCGCAGTATGGCGGTGTATTTGTTCAAAAAAAAACTGGAATGCTATCCAATCCATATCTGGAGCATCCTGATATTTCCACAGCTTCAGGCCTTATCTATACCCTGAAAAATCCGGCGCTTATGACCCGGGAAATTTCTCTTCTTGCGGAACAAAGTGGTCACTACCGCTACCATATCACCAGCCTGAAGTTAATGAATCTTGCTAACGTTCCCGACAATTGGGAGCGTGAGAGCCTGGAAAAATTTGAACAGGGGGTAGAAGAACGGGTACAGGTCGCTGTAGTTGATGGACAACAGGTGTACCGTTTCATGCGACCTTTGGTTGTTGAAGATGGCTGCATGTCTTGTCATGGCAAACAGGGCTACCAAAGAGGAGAAGTTCGTGGAGGTATTTCCGTGTCCTTGCCCTATAAGGACATCGCCGCGCATCTTGGAAGCAACCGTATCAAAATGGCGGGGCTCGCTCTCTCCATTATCGGGATATTTATTTTCTTGTTTTATTTTGTCATCTGGAGGTTGGTGGGGCATTTGTTTTCTATTTCCGGGGAGTTGAAGGAACAAAAACAACAGCTCGAATATCTTAACGCCGACCTGGATGAGATAGTCAACGAGCGAACTCTAGCCCTCCAAGAAAGCGAACAGCGATTCCGCTTACTTTTTGAGCAGGCTCCTGTGGGGATTTGTCATATTGGCTTGAATGGACAAATTCTCAGAGTCAATGACCGTTTTTGTGAGATATTTGGCTATGAAGTTTCCCAGCTTTTAGCCAAACAATTTCAAGATATTTCTTTTGATGCCAAAAAAATTTCCATGCTCGGTGAGTGGGAGGAGCTCCTTATTGGGGAGAAAGATTCCTTTACCCTGGAACAGCCATATCTGCGGGCTGATAATTTCGAGCTTTGGGTCTATCTTACCATTTCGCTGATTCGTCGAGAAAGTGGAGAGCCCCGTTATTTCATCTGTGTAGTCGAAGATCGCTCAGAACGCAGAAACCTGCAGCTGCAACTGCAGCAGGCTCAAAAAATGGAGGCCATGGGTACGTTGGCCGGAGGTATTGCCCACGACTTTAATAATATACTGACTCCAATCCTGGGGTACACCGAGATGCTCATGGAGGATAGTCAAGCAAATGAAAAGCAATACAATTCACTCCAGGCGGTATTCAATGCGGCTACTCGTGCTCAGGAACTGATTCGCCAGATTCTTACCTTCAGCCGACGAAACGATACTGAACAACATCCTTTAAATATTACCCTTGTAGTTAAGGAAGTTCTCAAACTGCTTCGGTCATTTCTACCTTCCAGTGTGGAGATCTGTCATTTACTCACCAAAGAAGACTGTATTGTCCGCGCTAACCCAACCCAGATTCACCAGGTGATGATGAATCTCTGTACCAATGCCTATCAGGCCATGGAAGAGGGCAGCGGGACGCTCACCGTTGAACTGGATATACAGCATTTGGAAAATACAGAGGAACTGCTTTCGCTTCCAGCCGGACGTTATGGGGTTTTGCTCGTCAAGGATACGGGCTGCGGTATGGATGCAATAACAATTGAGCGTATGTATGAGCCCTATTTCACGACTAAAGACAAGGGGGAGGGGACCGGTCTGGGGTTGGCGATGGTGCATGCAATTGTAGAAGACCTCGGGGGAGCGATAGAAGTTGTGAGTACTCCTGGGAAAGGGACCTGTTTTACCGTCTATTTTCCCATTGTTGTCAGAGAACCCACTTCTCGAGGCGTTGCAGCTCTTCCGTTGGGAGAAGGAATTCCTGGAGGGGAAGAATCAATTTTATTGGTGGATGATGAGCCTGCCATTGTCTCTATGCAGACGATTATGCTTGAAGAACTTGGCTATCACATCACCTCGTTGAGCAACCCTGTGCGAGCGCTTGAGCTCTTTCGGGAAGATGCTAGTCGATTTGATCTCGTTATCAGCGATATATCCATGCCGGAAATGAGTGGCGTGCTGTTGGCAAAAGAAATCAACAAGCTCAGAGCTGATATTCCTATTCTTCTTATCACCGGTTTCAGCGCTGAATATTCGAGGGAAATTTTTAAGCTTAATGCCGTACACGGCTTGTTGACCAAACCTATACTTAAACAAGATCTTGCTCGCTCGGTACGGCAAGCCCTGGATAAAAACACAAAGTAA
- the thiF gene encoding sulfur carrier protein ThiS adenylyltransferase ThiF, with amino-acid sequence MKIAIAGAGGIGSNVALNLVRSGVEQFSIIDFDRVEASNLNRQFYFADQIGMYKVEALVINLTRINPAVRITPLVERINAENVVPLFEDCRLVVEGFDQSQDKKMLLETLGPSKIVVSASGIAGSELAPVCSKRFGQGCIAGDFSTDCTQAPLYSHKVTTVANYMTEFILGVFNEYN; translated from the coding sequence ATGAAGATCGCCATTGCCGGTGCTGGGGGCATTGGTTCCAATGTTGCCCTGAATCTGGTCAGAAGCGGAGTCGAGCAATTCAGCATCATTGATTTTGATCGGGTCGAGGCCAGTAACCTTAACCGCCAGTTTTACTTTGCCGACCAAATCGGCATGTACAAGGTGGAAGCGCTGGTCATCAACCTGACCCGGATCAATCCGGCGGTTCGCATCACCCCGCTTGTCGAGCGTATCAACGCTGAAAACGTGGTTCCCCTCTTTGAGGACTGCAGGCTCGTTGTTGAGGGCTTTGACCAGAGCCAGGATAAAAAAATGCTTCTTGAGACCCTGGGGCCAAGCAAAATTGTGGTTTCAGCCAGCGGCATCGCAGGGAGTGAACTGGCACCTGTCTGTAGCAAGCGCTTTGGACAAGGGTGTATCGCGGGCGACTTCAGCACCGACTGTACCCAGGCACCACTCTACAGCCACAAGGTGACCACAGTGGCTAACTATATGACTGAATTTATTTTAGGAGTGTTCAATGAATACAACTAA
- the lexA gene encoding transcriptional repressor LexA: MANTLTPRQNEFFQYLQQCQSTQGTFPSLRLMAVDLGVSHSAVADMLHTLQSKGWIRREGRYSRDITLLKSGPRTLPNGGRLVPIIGQVSAGLPLYAQQESAGEILVDGRVYRGEQLFALRIRGDSMCNAGIYAGDLAICEPRQYAANGEIVVALIGEEATVKRFYYLGDVIELRPENKQFSIMRYELGDVLIQGKVIGIQRGPEEMSRL, from the coding sequence ATGGCAAACACACTCACCCCCCGTCAAAATGAATTTTTTCAATATCTGCAGCAGTGCCAGAGCACGCAAGGCACATTCCCCAGCCTACGTCTGATGGCCGTCGATTTAGGTGTCAGTCATTCTGCGGTAGCTGATATGCTCCATACACTGCAGAGCAAAGGGTGGATCAGGCGTGAGGGGCGTTACAGTCGGGATATTACATTACTCAAATCCGGACCAAGAACTCTGCCAAATGGTGGCCGTCTTGTACCGATTATTGGTCAGGTGTCAGCAGGTCTGCCGTTATATGCTCAGCAGGAATCAGCAGGCGAGATCCTTGTTGATGGACGGGTGTACAGAGGTGAACAGCTCTTTGCCCTTCGTATCAGGGGGGACTCCATGTGCAATGCCGGTATTTACGCGGGAGATCTCGCCATCTGCGAACCTCGCCAGTACGCCGCAAACGGTGAAATTGTGGTCGCCCTCATTGGAGAAGAGGCGACGGTCAAACGGTTTTATTATCTTGGCGATGTTATCGAGTTGCGCCCCGAAAACAAGCAATTTTCGATCATGCGTTACGAGCTTGGTGATGTGCTGATACAGGGAAAAGTGATAGGGATTCAACGTGGACCTGAAGAGATGTCCAGGCTCTGA
- the thiH gene encoding 2-iminoacetate synthase ThiH, producing the protein MSFYEVVKQYQDLDVPRFFDKVRDEDILRAIAKEKPSPMDFLTLLSPQAANHLEAMARKAHQLTVQYFGRTIQMFIPLYISNHCNNGCAYCGFNHQNPILRRKLTLEEIEIEAKAIAKTGMQHVLFLTGEAQHMTPMSYLLDVSKLLKRYFASVAIEVYPLEVDEYRQLNQAGVDSMTMFQETYDEAVYKRVHLAGKKMDYHWRLNAPERSAQGGMRVVNLGALLGLSEPRREIFFTGMHARYLEDKYLETESAISLPRFNEAEGDFKPDYLVDDKTFVQFMTALRLFLPRAGLTISTRENAAFRDSILPLGATRFSAGSSTGVGGYTEVDEERPPQFEITDARSVDEVAQAIVAHGYQPIFKDWDCI; encoded by the coding sequence ATGTCATTTTATGAGGTAGTCAAGCAGTATCAAGATCTTGATGTACCCAGATTTTTTGACAAGGTGCGCGATGAAGACATTCTTCGCGCCATTGCCAAAGAGAAACCCAGCCCCATGGATTTTCTCACCCTGCTCAGTCCCCAGGCGGCAAATCACCTGGAGGCCATGGCCCGCAAAGCACACCAGCTGACAGTGCAGTATTTTGGTCGCACCATTCAGATGTTCATTCCTCTCTATATCTCCAACCACTGTAACAACGGCTGTGCCTACTGTGGTTTTAACCACCAGAACCCGATCCTGCGCCGTAAGCTCACCCTGGAAGAAATCGAGATCGAGGCCAAGGCCATCGCCAAAACCGGCATGCAGCATGTGCTCTTCCTGACTGGTGAGGCCCAGCACATGACGCCGATGTCCTATCTGCTGGACGTTTCCAAGCTGCTCAAGCGCTACTTTGCCTCAGTGGCCATCGAGGTCTATCCCCTTGAAGTCGACGAATACCGCCAGCTGAACCAGGCCGGGGTAGACTCCATGACCATGTTTCAGGAAACCTATGACGAGGCCGTTTATAAGCGAGTCCATCTGGCCGGCAAAAAAATGGACTACCACTGGCGGCTGAATGCTCCAGAACGTTCCGCTCAGGGAGGCATGCGGGTAGTGAACCTGGGCGCACTCCTGGGCCTTTCTGAACCACGCCGGGAAATTTTCTTCACCGGCATGCATGCCCGCTACCTGGAAGACAAGTACCTGGAAACCGAATCGGCCATCTCGCTGCCTCGCTTCAATGAGGCCGAGGGAGACTTCAAGCCCGATTACCTGGTGGACGACAAAACCTTTGTGCAGTTCATGACAGCGTTGCGTCTTTTTCTGCCTCGAGCTGGACTGACCATATCCACCCGTGAAAATGCAGCCTTTCGCGACAGCATTCTTCCCCTGGGCGCCACCAGGTTCTCGGCTGGTTCATCAACTGGAGTTGGTGGATACACCGAGGTCGATGAGGAACGTCCCCCGCAGTTTGAGATCACCGACGCTCGCTCCGTTGATGAGGTTGCCCAAGCCATTGTGGCCCATGGCTACCAACCGATTTTCAAAGACTGGGATTGTATCTGA
- a CDS encoding methyl-accepting chemotaxis protein, producing the protein MKRFQKISTRLTLPIAGATIIFSALLYFVAENTIGTMLANNLERLGRSKMVDMVASEKRISQAMLAQASLFSAQKSVLEAYQTAYLGDISSETDPKLAQGREQLKSFFASIQKGYKANNDNKSVRLHFHLPPARSLLRVWKSKQNKSDDLTSFRQTITTISQTKQPVVGIEVGRGGFVIRGLAPIFSDSGKYLGSVEALSSYDPLVKYGVSNEKEQIAVYMNSSLLQIATSLQDSAKYPVIDGKYVFVSSSNRSITDAVVSPALLNSGREGLFMQRVGDDYVTLFPIKDYSDKQIGVMVYVYNGAEDFAQTRKIKQGILGLSCGLLLVILVPLVFSVRGVVKPINRTVDMLREIARGEGDLTKRMEILKNDELGELAHWFNQFLDRLERIVRDFGSKANTLSLSSETLTTIAQNMAQTTSNSNQRSQRVATGAESMSANMSSVAAASEEASTNVNAVASAVEEMAATVQEIAGNSENARIIAQKMAESAAITSEKVSLLGFDVEEIGKVTEVINEISEQTNLLALNATIEAARAGESGKGFAVVANEIKELAKQTAEATGEIKAKINAIQNSTSGTVSEIENISSVISDVNTIVATIATAVEEQSVATAEIAQNLSQASMGIQDVNQNVTEVSVVTDEISQDIVEVSHATEDMNIVSAELTTHANDLFQLSEQLTDVVLKFRTQQACFDIGKVKAVHMQWRGRLEALLHGKQSLRPEEVSSDHECDFGKWYFGEGQVLSGRPYFKEVGQHHAKVHQYAKRIADLVAQGNSQQANEVMLEFEQERKAFFKALDELYLS; encoded by the coding sequence ATGAAAAGGTTCCAAAAAATCAGTACCCGCCTCACTTTACCCATAGCTGGTGCCACAATTATCTTTTCAGCCTTGCTCTACTTTGTGGCAGAAAACACCATTGGGACCATGTTAGCTAATAATCTAGAGCGTCTAGGACGATCGAAGATGGTTGATATGGTGGCCAGTGAAAAACGTATCTCTCAGGCAATGTTGGCTCAGGCTTCCTTATTCAGCGCCCAAAAGTCTGTGCTTGAAGCTTATCAGACCGCCTACCTAGGAGATATTTCTTCGGAAACTGATCCAAAGCTTGCTCAGGGAAGGGAACAGCTCAAATCTTTTTTTGCATCCATTCAAAAGGGATACAAGGCAAATAACGATAATAAATCCGTTCGTCTTCATTTTCACCTGCCACCGGCACGTAGTCTCCTCAGAGTTTGGAAATCCAAGCAGAATAAGAGTGATGATCTGACCTCATTTCGCCAGACCATCACCACCATCAGTCAAACCAAACAACCAGTCGTTGGAATAGAGGTAGGACGCGGTGGATTTGTGATCCGTGGCTTGGCCCCTATCTTCTCAGATTCAGGCAAGTATTTGGGGTCTGTCGAGGCACTTTCTTCCTATGATCCTCTGGTTAAATATGGTGTCAGCAACGAAAAAGAGCAGATTGCCGTCTATATGAACAGTTCGCTGTTGCAGATTGCCACATCGCTGCAGGATAGTGCAAAGTACCCGGTCATTGATGGGAAGTATGTTTTTGTTTCTTCGTCCAATCGTTCCATTACCGATGCAGTTGTCAGTCCCGCCTTGCTCAACAGTGGTCGTGAGGGGCTGTTCATGCAAAGAGTGGGCGATGATTATGTCACCCTGTTTCCCATCAAGGATTATTCTGACAAGCAGATAGGGGTCATGGTCTATGTCTACAACGGTGCAGAGGACTTTGCACAAACCCGTAAAATTAAGCAGGGCATTCTTGGCCTGAGTTGTGGCCTGTTGCTGGTTATTTTGGTTCCGTTGGTCTTCAGCGTTCGCGGTGTGGTCAAGCCGATTAATCGCACGGTGGATATGTTGCGGGAGATTGCCCGGGGAGAAGGTGATCTGACCAAACGGATGGAAATTTTGAAAAATGACGAGCTCGGGGAACTTGCCCATTGGTTCAACCAGTTTCTTGATCGGCTCGAGCGGATTGTTCGAGATTTTGGCTCCAAGGCCAATACCCTGAGTCTGTCTTCTGAAACCTTGACCACGATTGCTCAAAATATGGCTCAGACGACCTCCAATTCCAACCAGCGTTCACAACGTGTGGCCACCGGAGCTGAGTCGATGAGTGCAAATATGTCATCGGTTGCGGCAGCCAGTGAAGAGGCTTCCACCAATGTCAATGCGGTTGCTTCAGCTGTGGAGGAGATGGCGGCGACGGTTCAAGAAATTGCGGGAAATTCTGAAAATGCCCGAATCATCGCTCAGAAGATGGCTGAATCGGCAGCCATCACCTCCGAAAAGGTGAGTCTGCTCGGTTTTGATGTCGAGGAGATCGGAAAAGTTACTGAAGTAATAAATGAAATCTCTGAGCAAACCAACCTGTTAGCCTTAAACGCCACCATTGAGGCGGCCCGAGCAGGTGAATCCGGCAAAGGTTTTGCCGTTGTCGCCAATGAGATCAAGGAGCTAGCGAAGCAGACGGCAGAGGCGACTGGAGAGATTAAAGCAAAAATCAACGCAATTCAGAACTCGACTTCCGGTACTGTCAGTGAAATTGAAAACATTTCTAGTGTTATCAGTGATGTGAATACCATCGTCGCCACCATCGCTACAGCTGTTGAGGAACAGTCAGTGGCCACAGCGGAAATTGCCCAGAATCTCAGTCAGGCCTCCATGGGGATTCAGGACGTAAACCAGAATGTGACAGAGGTATCCGTAGTTACCGATGAGATCTCTCAGGATATTGTCGAGGTCAGCCATGCCACAGAGGATATGAATATCGTCAGTGCCGAATTGACGACCCATGCAAATGATCTGTTCCAGCTCTCAGAACAGCTGACAGACGTGGTGTTGAAATTTAGAACCCAGCAGGCCTGTTTCGATATTGGAAAGGTCAAAGCTGTCCACATGCAATGGCGCGGACGCTTAGAAGCTCTGCTTCATGGTAAACAGTCCCTGCGACCAGAGGAAGTCAGCTCCGATCATGAGTGTGATTTTGGCAAATGGTATTTTGGTGAAGGGCAGGTACTTTCAGGGAGACCGTATTTTAAGGAGGTGGGCCAACATCATGCCAAGGTCCACCAATACGCTAAACGCATAGCCGATCTCGTTGCCCAGGGTAATTCGCAGCAGGCCAACGAGGTGATGCTCGAATTCGAGCAGGAGCGGAAGGCATTTTTTAAAGCTCTTGATGAGTTGTATCTCTCGTGA
- the thiS gene encoding sulfur carrier protein ThiS, with protein MKIFINGNEEHTESPTLADFVASRGLDAGALVVELNQQIIKQEQWQATSLNEGDRLELLSFVGGG; from the coding sequence ATGAAAATTTTTATCAACGGTAACGAGGAACACACCGAATCTCCTACCCTGGCCGATTTTGTCGCCAGCAGGGGGCTCGATGCAGGTGCGCTGGTTGTCGAACTCAATCAGCAAATCATCAAACAGGAACAGTGGCAGGCAACCTCCCTCAACGAGGGGGACAGGTTGGAACTGCTCAGTTTTGTCGGAGGAGGTTGA